One genomic region from Shewanella aestuarii encodes:
- a CDS encoding immunoglobulin-like domain-containing protein — protein MMFAKSKLAAVIGVAFSALSIQVQAAPIVNPQAGVVVGYWHNWCDGAGYKGGVAPCVDLAEVHPMYNVVNVSFMKVFDTADGRIPTFKLDPTIGLSEAEFTAQIAELNQQGRSVLLALGGADAHVEMQAGDEDAFAAEIIRLTDLYGFDGLDIDLEQAAITAADNQTVIPAALRMVKDHYRNEGKNFLITMAPEFPYLTQNGHYVPYLRGLEGYYDWVNPQFYNQGGDGLWIDGIGWIAQNNDNLKEEFIYYISDSLINGTRGYYKIPHDKLVFGIPTNNDAAATGFVSQPQALFNAFDALKAQSQPLRGVMTWSVNWDMGRSASGQHYNEAFVKTYGPYIHSQELPPIIPEDGKPFFTGLTDTRVKHNSNFDPLLGVEAHDAEDGDLTSKISVEGYVDTGRLGLYPLTYSVIDSDDNLTEQVRTIEVYSEKPVFEGVQAVTVKQYSDFDPLAGVSAYDAEDGDLTSNIVVDGIVDTQKVGKYALTYQVTDSANQTTRINRAVTVVAENGECEVDNLWSATQVYTGGEQVTHGDKIWQASWWTRGEEPGTTGEWGVWKVKGDSECDNQQPPVTGPIEPTITVSGVSAQYIINDGAIAFDVNVQTNTEILVHVKLYNSEGLTYSYFSDIVDNQSKMIPVESYNVVAGSYQLHVYGTVKESNELVSEQQFVVQLVESNSEYPEYVPGRNYLAGDIVSFEGGLYQCKPWPYSGWCSNAAYAPGGNYWQDAWAKL, from the coding sequence ATGATGTTCGCAAAAAGTAAGTTGGCAGCCGTGATTGGTGTGGCGTTTTCTGCGTTAAGTATTCAAGTTCAAGCCGCTCCGATAGTAAATCCTCAAGCGGGTGTGGTTGTTGGTTATTGGCATAATTGGTGTGATGGCGCTGGTTACAAAGGGGGCGTAGCCCCATGTGTTGATTTAGCCGAAGTACATCCTATGTACAACGTGGTCAATGTATCATTCATGAAAGTTTTTGATACAGCTGATGGCCGCATTCCTACATTTAAATTAGACCCAACCATTGGTTTGTCAGAAGCCGAATTTACTGCGCAAATTGCTGAGTTAAATCAACAAGGTCGCTCAGTGCTATTGGCCTTAGGTGGTGCCGATGCGCATGTTGAAATGCAAGCGGGTGATGAAGATGCCTTTGCTGCAGAAATTATTAGACTCACTGATCTTTACGGTTTTGATGGTTTAGATATTGATTTAGAGCAAGCGGCAATTACCGCTGCTGATAACCAAACCGTTATTCCTGCCGCATTACGTATGGTGAAAGATCATTATCGCAATGAAGGTAAAAACTTCTTAATCACTATGGCGCCAGAGTTTCCATACTTGACTCAAAATGGTCATTATGTGCCTTATCTTAGAGGATTAGAAGGATATTACGACTGGGTTAATCCACAATTTTATAACCAAGGTGGCGACGGTTTATGGATTGATGGAATAGGTTGGATTGCACAAAACAATGATAATTTAAAAGAAGAGTTTATTTATTATATTTCTGATTCATTAATTAATGGTACTCGTGGATATTACAAAATTCCTCATGACAAGTTAGTGTTTGGTATTCCAACCAATAACGACGCGGCAGCAACCGGTTTTGTCAGTCAACCACAAGCATTATTTAATGCGTTTGATGCACTTAAAGCACAGTCACAACCATTACGTGGTGTGATGACATGGTCGGTAAACTGGGACATGGGACGCAGTGCAAGTGGTCAACACTATAATGAAGCCTTTGTGAAAACCTATGGTCCATACATACATTCACAAGAATTACCGCCAATTATTCCTGAAGACGGTAAACCATTTTTTACGGGGTTAACTGACACACGTGTTAAACATAACAGCAACTTTGACCCGTTATTAGGCGTAGAAGCTCATGATGCCGAAGATGGTGATTTAACCTCAAAAATTTCTGTAGAAGGGTATGTTGATACTGGCCGTTTAGGTTTATATCCATTAACTTACAGCGTCATCGATTCAGATGATAACCTAACTGAACAAGTGCGCACCATCGAAGTGTACAGCGAAAAGCCTGTTTTTGAAGGAGTTCAAGCAGTTACAGTAAAGCAATACAGTGATTTTGATCCGCTGGCTGGCGTGAGCGCTTATGATGCTGAAGATGGTGACTTAACTTCAAACATCGTGGTTGATGGTATTGTTGACACCCAAAAAGTAGGCAAATATGCATTAACTTATCAAGTGACCGACAGTGCTAATCAAACAACGCGAATTAATCGTGCTGTAACTGTGGTGGCTGAAAATGGTGAGTGTGAAGTTGACAACCTTTGGTCTGCGACTCAAGTTTACACTGGTGGTGAGCAAGTTACCCATGGCGATAAAATTTGGCAGGCAAGCTGGTGGACTCGTGGTGAAGAGCCAGGTACTACGGGTGAATGGGGCGTTTGGAAAGTAAAGGGTGACAGTGAATGTGACAACCAACAGCCACCAGTAACTGGCCCAATTGAGCCAACGATTACCGTGAGTGGTGTTAGCGCCCAATATATCATTAATGACGGCGCGATAGCATTTGATGTCAATGTGCAAACCAATACTGAAATTTTAGTCCATGTAAAACTATATAACAGCGAAGGATTAACTTACTCATACTTCAGCGATATTGTTGATAACCAGAGCAAAATGATTCCAGTAGAGTCATACAATGTGGTTGCTGGAAGTTACCAATTACATGTTTATGGCACAGTTAAAGAGAGTAACGAGTTAGTGTCAGAGCAGCAGTTTGTAGTGCAGTTGGTTGAGTCAAACTCTGAATATCCTGAATATGTACCAGGGCGCAACTATCTAGCCGGTGATATTGTGAGCTTTGAAGGAGGGCTCTACCAATGTAAGCCTTGGCCATATAGTGGCTGGTGCAGCAATGCGGCTTATGCTCCGGGTGGCAACTACTGGCAAGATGCTTGGGCCAAGCTATAA
- a CDS encoding SDR family oxidoreductase, with protein MELKDKVIVITGGAGGLGLAMAQEFAAQGARLALIDVDQEKLEKACADLGSTTEVQGYALDITDEEDVMSGFNFIREDFGHINVLVNNAGILRDGLMVKAKDGKVTDRMSYQQFQSVINVNLTGTFLCGREAAAVMIETGQPGVIINISSLAKSGNMGQSNYSASKAGVAAMSVGWAKELARYNIRSAAVAPGVIATEMTAAMKPEALERMEKMVPVGRLGQAQEIASTVRFIIENDYVNGRVFEVDGGIRL; from the coding sequence ATGGAATTAAAAGATAAGGTTATCGTCATTACTGGCGGCGCCGGTGGTTTAGGCCTTGCTATGGCACAAGAGTTTGCCGCTCAAGGTGCAAGATTGGCGCTTATCGATGTTGACCAAGAAAAGCTCGAAAAAGCCTGTGCTGACTTAGGCTCAACTACTGAAGTTCAGGGTTATGCGCTTGATATTACAGATGAAGAAGATGTGATGTCAGGGTTTAACTTTATTCGTGAAGACTTTGGTCATATTAATGTGTTAGTTAATAATGCTGGTATTTTGCGTGATGGTTTGATGGTAAAAGCAAAAGATGGCAAAGTGACAGATCGCATGTCTTACCAACAGTTTCAATCAGTGATTAATGTTAACTTAACAGGCACTTTCTTATGTGGTCGTGAAGCCGCTGCTGTGATGATTGAAACGGGTCAACCTGGTGTGATCATCAATATTTCAAGTTTGGCTAAATCGGGCAATATGGGCCAGTCGAACTACTCTGCGTCTAAAGCTGGGGTTGCGGCCATGTCAGTTGGTTGGGCCAAAGAGCTTGCTCGTTATAATATTCGTAGTGCTGCGGTAGCGCCGGGGGTTATTGCAACTGAAATGACTGCAGCGATGAAGCCTGAAGCTTTAGAGCGTATGGAGAAAATGGTACCAGTAGGGCGTTTAGGCCAAGCACAAGAAATTGCGTCTACCGTACGTTTTATCATTGAAAACGATTATGTTAACGGTCGTGTATTTGAAGTCGACGGTGGCATTCGATTATAA
- the mmsB gene encoding 3-hydroxyisobutyrate dehydrogenase, with the protein MATVAFIGLGNMGGPMAANLIKAGMTVTVFDLMPAAVDALTAQGALSAKTACGAAASADVVISMLPAGKHVSSLYLGDASNKGLLDVVSKDTLLIDCSTIDAATAQLVGSKAAQKGIEFMDAPVSGGTAGAAAGTLTFICGGTDAAFNKAQTVLTVMGANIFHAGQVGAGQIAKICNNMLLSVLMVGTSESLQLGIDNGLDPKILSDIMKVSSGGNWTLEKYNPCPDVMDNVPSSKGYQGGFMVDLMVKDLGLSQQAALASNSSTPMGALARSLYVNHARQGHGRLDFSSIFEQFSQKK; encoded by the coding sequence ATGGCAACAGTAGCATTTATTGGATTAGGTAACATGGGCGGCCCTATGGCAGCCAATTTGATCAAAGCTGGCATGACAGTCACTGTTTTTGACTTAATGCCAGCGGCAGTTGACGCGTTAACCGCGCAGGGAGCTTTAAGCGCTAAAACAGCGTGCGGCGCTGCCGCGTCAGCGGATGTGGTTATCAGCATGCTGCCTGCAGGCAAACACGTTAGCAGTTTGTATTTAGGAGATGCCAGCAACAAAGGCTTGTTGGATGTTGTGAGTAAAGACACCCTACTAATAGATTGCTCAACCATTGATGCGGCTACGGCTCAGTTAGTGGGCAGCAAGGCGGCACAAAAAGGCATTGAGTTTATGGATGCACCTGTGTCGGGTGGGACTGCTGGGGCCGCGGCTGGCACCTTAACCTTTATTTGTGGTGGAACTGATGCAGCTTTCAATAAAGCGCAAACGGTACTGACGGTGATGGGGGCCAACATTTTCCATGCAGGGCAAGTTGGCGCAGGTCAAATCGCTAAGATTTGTAATAATATGCTGCTGTCAGTCCTCATGGTTGGTACTAGCGAGTCATTACAACTTGGAATCGATAATGGTTTAGACCCTAAAATATTGTCTGATATCATGAAAGTCAGTAGCGGTGGTAATTGGACGCTGGAAAAATACAACCCTTGCCCTGACGTAATGGACAATGTGCCATCGTCTAAAGGCTATCAAGGTGGTTTTATGGTTGATTTAATGGTTAAAGATTTAGGCCTATCTCAACAAGCCGCGTTGGCGTCAAACTCTAGTACTCCCATGGGCGCGTTGGCGCGCAGTTTATATGTTAATCATGCTCGCCAAGGTCATGGCCGTTTAGATTTTTCGAGCATTTTTGAACAGTTTTCTCAGAAGAAATAA
- a CDS encoding enoyl-CoA hydratase/isomerase family protein: MTQEVIFQTLGTLSGKAIGVVTLNIEKALNALTLDMVKAMRAQLTLWQNDDDIALVVLDGSGDKAFCAGGDVRAIYHASVKMPNQMSAVGCEFFTQEYQLDYLLHQFGKPVLVWGDGIVMGGGLGLMAASSHRVLTETSRIAMPEVTIGLYPDVGASYFLNRMPGKTGLFLGLTAYNMNAADALYVGLGNHFLGRDDKEPLFDALADIKWTDNQQDNHQALTQLLNAMQDNVSIELGESPLAQFQQQIDLLMAGDIEDVHYQLSSLQTDLPWLQRAQKTALAGSPLSWHLIFAQARLGTEITLAECFKWELGVSVNCCSKGDFCEGVRALLIDKDRNPKWRFSHIQQITDADLSALLTSPWSADNHPLRDL; the protein is encoded by the coding sequence ATGACACAAGAAGTAATATTTCAAACCTTGGGGACGTTATCGGGTAAAGCCATTGGTGTGGTGACCCTAAACATTGAAAAAGCACTTAATGCATTAACCTTAGATATGGTTAAAGCAATGAGAGCGCAACTAACCTTATGGCAAAACGATGATGATATTGCTTTAGTTGTGCTTGATGGCAGTGGTGATAAAGCTTTTTGTGCTGGTGGCGATGTGCGCGCCATTTACCATGCCTCAGTCAAGATGCCCAATCAAATGTCAGCAGTAGGTTGTGAGTTTTTCACCCAAGAATACCAACTAGACTATTTACTGCATCAATTTGGTAAACCGGTTTTAGTCTGGGGTGATGGTATTGTGATGGGAGGCGGTCTAGGTCTGATGGCGGCGTCAAGTCACCGAGTACTTACAGAAACCAGCCGCATTGCGATGCCTGAGGTGACTATCGGTTTATACCCTGATGTTGGCGCGAGTTATTTTTTAAACAGGATGCCGGGTAAAACGGGATTGTTTTTAGGATTAACCGCATACAACATGAATGCTGCCGATGCGCTTTATGTTGGTTTAGGTAATCACTTTTTAGGCCGTGATGATAAAGAACCATTATTTGATGCGCTGGCAGATATTAAGTGGACGGACAATCAACAAGATAATCACCAAGCCTTAACGCAGTTGCTTAATGCTATGCAAGATAATGTCTCAATTGAGCTAGGCGAGAGCCCATTAGCGCAGTTTCAACAGCAAATTGACTTATTAATGGCCGGTGATATTGAAGACGTTCATTACCAGTTATCAAGCTTGCAAACTGATTTACCTTGGCTACAGCGCGCTCAAAAAACCGCATTAGCTGGTAGCCCATTGAGTTGGCATTTAATATTTGCTCAAGCCCGTTTAGGAACAGAAATTACCTTAGCAGAATGTTTTAAATGGGAATTAGGCGTTAGTGTTAATTGTTGTTCTAAAGGCGATTTCTGTGAAGGGGTACGAGCATTATTGATTGATAAAGACCGTAACCCCAAATGGCGTTTTAGTCATATTCAACAGATAACCGATGCCGACTTATCAGCCTTACTGACATCACCTTGGTCAGCCGATAATCATCCGCTGAGAGATTTGTAA